The Procambarus clarkii isolate CNS0578487 chromosome 7, FALCON_Pclarkii_2.0, whole genome shotgun sequence genome window below encodes:
- the LOC138358105 gene encoding calphotin-like: MLSDRALRGVARATSSSATVLPSGGDSSDDLRPVSKRSRQALSLSPPRNAAWADVGEFEDSGSSSSGDGDVCDAVGVSAAPVGRVAAVMGPVGGLSPGPGPVSSPAASASPVAGSLGWEVVAPAEIAREGGDLVPVLTNASVPAASVPLVSMSVPSTPLPSAQSSFVTPSPVVSAPAPSPSVIASPATPPAKLPACVQPTPVLQSRVVPPSVSKSSVRPLPVPTAPVVEGAELEVPDFMHRPRGSRSHVNAPMEMWAQWDAYRKKYPRRYYPDKYEDD; this comes from the coding sequence ATGTTGAGTGATCGTGCGCTGCGGGGAGTTGCACGGGCAACCAGCAGTTCTGCTACGGTGCTTCCTAGCGGAGGTGATAGTTCCGATGATCTGCGACCTGTGTCAAAGCGTTCGCGACAAGCTTTGAGTCTTTCTCCGCCTCGTAATGCAGCCTGGGCCGACGTCGGGGAATTTGAGGACTCCGGGAGTTCGTCTTCTGGGGATGGTGATGTGTGCGACGCTGTTGGAGTGTCTGCAGCTCCTGTGGGTCGTGTTGCAGCAGTGATGGGTCCTGTGGGGGGATTGTCGCCTGGCCCAGGTCCGGTGTCTTCTCCGGCTGCCTCCGCGTCACCGGTTGCTGGTTCCCTGGGTTGGGAGGTTGTGGCACCGGCCGAGATTGCGAGAGAGGGAGGGGACTTGGTGCCGGTTCTTACAAATGCTTCTGTTCCGGCGGCCTCCGTGCCTCTGGTGTCCATGTCTGTGCCTTCCACGCCTTTGCCCTCTGCTCAGTCATCCTTTGTTACTCCGTCCCCTGTGGTGTCGGCCCCTGCACCATCGCCCTCTGTGATTGCGTCCCCTGCGACTCCGCCCGCTAAGTTGCCGGCCTGTGTCCAGCCGACTCCTGTGCTTCAGTCCCGTGTGGTTCCACCGTCTGTATCAAAGTCCTCTGTGCGGCCTCTTCCCGTGCCTACCGCCCCCGTGGTGGAGGGAGCTGAGCTGGAGGTTCCTGACTTCATGCATCGACCACGAGGGTCACGTAGTCACGTTAACGCGCCTATGGAAATGTGGGCACAGTGGGATGCCTATCGGAAGAAGTACCCGCGTCGTTACTATCCGGATAAATATGAAGATgattga